One region of Miscanthus floridulus cultivar M001 chromosome 19, ASM1932011v1, whole genome shotgun sequence genomic DNA includes:
- the LOC136528746 gene encoding anthocyanidin 3-O-glucosyltransferase-like — MAPAASSPPPHVAVVAFPFSSHAAVLLSFARALATAAAPFGATLSFLSTASSLAQLRKASGGGGGSAGNGLPGNLRFVEVPDGAPAAAEGTVPVPRQMQLFMAAAEAGGVKAGLEAARAAAGGARVSCVVGDAFVWQAADAAAAAGAPWVPVWTAASCALLAHLRTDALREDFGDQAANRADELLTSHPGLASYRVRDLPDGVVSGDFNYDISLLLHRMGQHLPRSAAAVALNTFPGLDPPEVTAALAEILLNCLPFGPYHLLLPKDDADTTAAPADPHGCLAWLDRHPARSVAYVSFGTVASPRPDELRELAAGLEASGAPFLWSLREDSWPLLPPGFLDRATSTGSGLVVPWAPQVPVLRHPSVGAFVTHAGWASVLEGVSSGVPMACRPFFGDQRMNARSVAHVWGFGAAFEAGMTRAGVAAAVEELLRGEEGARMRARAQELQAAVAEAFGPGGACRKNFDKFVQIVCCA, encoded by the exons ATGGCGCCCGCCGCGTCCTCCCCGCCGCCGCACGTGGCCGTGGTCGCCTTCCCCTTCAGCTCCCACGCGGCGGTGCTGCTCTCCTTCGCGCGCGCcctggccaccgccgccgcgccgttCGGGGCCACGCTTTCGTTCCTCTCCACCGCGTCCTCCCTCGCGCAGCTGCGCaaggccagcggcggcggcggcggctccgccGGGAACGGGCTCCCGGGGAACCTGCGCTTCGTCGAGGTCCCCGACGGCGCGCCTGCGGCGGCCGAGGGAACCGTGCCGGTGCCGCGGCAAATGCAGCTGTTCATGGCGGCCGCGGAGGCCGGCGGGGTGAAGGCCGGGCTGGAGGCGGCCCGCGCCGCGGCGGGCGGCGCCAGGGTGAGCTGCGTGGTGGGCGATGCGTTCGTGTGGCAGGCGGCGGACGCGGCCGCCGCGGCCGGGGCGCCGTGGGTGCCCGTGTGGACGGCCGCGTCGTGCGCGCTCCTGGCGCACCTCCGCACCGACGCGCTCCGGGAGGACTTCGGCGACCAGG CCGCGAACAGGGCGGACGAGCTGCTGACCTCCCACCCGGGCCTCGCCAGCTACCGCGTCCGTGACCTCCCCGACGGCGTCGTCTCCGGCGACTTCAACTACGACAtcagcctcctcctccaccgcatgGGGCAGCACCTCCcgcgctccgccgccgccgtcgcgctcAACACCTTCCCGGGCCTGGACCCGCCCGAAGTCACCGCGGCGCTCGCGGAGATCCTGCTGAACTGCCTCCCGTTCGGCCCCTACCACCTGCTCCTCCCCAAGGACGACGCTGACACCACCGCCGCGCCAGCCGACCCGCACGGCTGCCTCGCCTGGCTGGACCGCCACCCCGCGCGCAGCGTCGCGTACGTGAGCTTCGGCACGGTGGCGTCCCCGCGGCCCGACGAGCTCCGCGAGCTGGCGGCCGGGCTGGAGGCCTCGGGTGCGCCATTCCTGTGGTCGCTGCGCGAGGACTCATGGCCGCTGCTCCCGCCGGGCTTCCTGGACCGCGCCACCAGCACCGGGTCCGGGCTCGTGGTGCCCTGGGCACCGCAGGTGCCCGTGCTACGCCACCCTTCCGTGGGCGCGTTCGTGACGCACGCCGGGTGGGCGTCGGTGCTGGAGGGCGTGTCCAGCGGCGTGCCCATGGCGTGCCGCCCCTTCTTCGGCGACCAGCGGATGAACGCGCGGTCCGTGGCGCACGTGTGGGGGTTCGGTGCCGCGTTCGAGGCGGGCATGACGCGCGCCGGGGTGGCCGCGGCTGTGGAGGAGCTGCTgcgcggggaggaaggcgcgCGGATGAGGGCCAGGGCGCAGGAGCTGCAGGCCGCGGTGGCCGAGGCGTTCGGGCCCGGCGGCGCGTGCAGGAAGAACTTCGACAAGTTCGTCCAGATAGTTTGTTGCGCTTGA
- the LOC136529134 gene encoding uncharacterized protein — protein sequence MPIDLNIPPDQHGELLPDLNEEPAHEEDEIGHLREDQLHEDEAQLPDQHGELLPDLNQKPAYEQEDKISHVQQDQVYAAEAHFQGQPLHLHHNERLGMHVIDLNVYASEGEHEHHEVVGVQEEHPQDACLIFGGPHEFDINFEPSELQRQIHQVHSMVEAMDEYGVHTHPEDIVFNEEELDDSDVEEHHNIEVSEQQQEMQQVINMMDDMHEYGVYANAVEVHFDEEELEDSDVEEDHHATQNRARPYRNLTDAERQQIYEALLERSNHGRLKRKSTTVVAQLFKVSRYRVQRIWQRAKQCRAQGRPVDVRSRMPKKCGRKKVQVDLSQILSVPLHRRSTIRSLAEAIGVKKSTLHTRFKEGLLRRHSSTLKPLLREENKKERLQWCISMLDKRTLPNEPKFIEMDNIFHIDEKWFNTTSTYRKYYMLPDEDDPHRTVQNKNFVGKVMFLSAVGRPIYNDAGNCIFDGKLGVWPFVRKEGAKRRSRNRGRGAQVTKPIKVDRTTMRSYLIGNVLKAIVRKWPRELRGKTIYIQQDNAPSHVPVDDAEFAQAVAQTGLDIRLVNQPANSPDLNVLDLGFFASLQSLTYERISRHLDELIQNVQNEFNNYDPDTLNRVFLTLQGCLIEVMKDGGGNRYKIPHIDKGRLEALGMLPKSLSCDRQLYETVMKSLEK from the exons ATGCCCATAGATCTCAACATTCCTCCTGATCAACATGGAGAGCTCTTACCTGATCTCAATGAAGAACCTGCACATGAGGAAGATGAAATCGGTCATCTCCGGGAAGATCAACTTCATGAAGATGAAGCCCAACTTCCAGATCAACATGGAGAGCTCTTACCTGATCTCAATCAAAAACCTGCATATGAGCAAGAAGACAAAATCTCTCATGTCCAGCAAGATCAAGTTTATGCAGCTGAAGCCCATTTCCAAGGTCAACCCCTACATCTTCATCACAATGAACGCCTTGGTATGCATGTCATCGATCTCAACGTTTATGCTTCCGAGGGTGAACACGAACATCATGAAG TAGTTGGAGTACAGGAAGAGCATCCGCAAGATGCATGTCTCATCTTTGGTGGTCCACATGAATTTGATATAAACTTTGAACCTTCTGAGCTGCAGCGACAAATACATCAAGTTCACA GCATGGTGGAGGCCATGGATGAGTATGGTGTTCATACTCACCCTGAGGACATAGTCTTCAATGAAGAGGAGTTGGATGACTCGGATGTTGAAGAACATCACAACATTGAAGTTTCTGAGCAGCAACAAGAGATGCAGCAAGTTATCA ACATGATGGACGACATGCACGAGTATGGTGTGTATGCTAATGCTGTGGAGGTACACTTCGATGAAGAGGAGTTGGAGGACTCAGATGTTGAAGAAGATCATCATGCTACTCAGAATAGAGCACGTCCATATAGAAATTTGACAGATGCCGAACGACAGCAAATCTATGAAGCATTGCTTGAGAGAAGCAACCATGGAAGACTAAAGAGAAAAAGCACAACTGTAGTTGCTCAATTGTTCAAAGTGAGTAGGTATCGAGTGCAACGCATTTGGCAGAGAGCGAAGCAATGCCGTGCACAAGGAAGGCCAGTGGATGTTAGATCAAGAATGCCCAAGAAGTGCGGGCGCAAAAAGGTACAAGTAGATCTATCTCAGATTCTTAGTGTTCCCTTGCATAGGAGGAGCACTATTCGATCTCTAGCAGAAGCCATCGGTGTAAAAAAGAGCACTCTGCATACGCGGTTCAAAGAAGGGCTACTACGACGCCACTCTAGCACACTAAAGCCATTGTTgagggaagaaaataagaaagagagGCTACAATGGTGTATTTCCATGTTAGATAAACGGACATTGCCAAATGAACCCAAGTTCATTGAAATGGACAATATCTTCCATATAGACGAGAAGTGGTTCAACACAACATCCACGTACAGGAAATATTATATGCTACCAGACGAGGATGACCCACATAGGACTGTGCAGAATAAGAATTTCGTTGGTAAAGTTATGTTCCTATCAGCAGTTGGAAGACCTATATATAATGATGCAGGTAATTGCATTTTTGATGGGAAACTAGGAGTGTGGCCATTTGTTAGAAAG GAAGGAGCAAAACGAAGAAGCCGTAACAGAGGGAGAGGGGCCCAAGTCACTAAGCCTATTAAGGTGGATCGAACTACTATGAGGTCGTACCTGATTGGTAACGTTCTAAAAGCTATTGTTCGAAAATGGCCACGAGAACTTAGAGGAAAAACCATATATATTCAACAAGACAATGCCCCTTCACATGTGCCAGTAGATGACGCAGAATTTGCTCAAGCTGTAGCACAAACAGGGCTCGACATACGACTCGTCAACCAACCTGCAAATTCCCCAGATTTGAATGTACTAGACCTGGGATTCTTTGCATCTCTCCAATCGTTAACCTATGAAAGGATCTCTAGGCATTTGGATGAGCTGATTCAGAATGTCCAAAATGAGTTTAATAACTATGATCCAGATACTTTGAATAGGGTGTTCCTCACACTACAAGGGTGTTTGATTGAGGTGATGAAAGATGGAGGAGGAAACAGATATAAAATTCCTCACATTGACAAAGGCAGGCTCGAAGCGCTAGGCATGCTTCCTAAAAGCCTTAGTTGTGACCGACAACTCTATGAGACAGTGATGAAGTCCTTAGAAAAATAA